The Argentina anserina chromosome 3, drPotAnse1.1, whole genome shotgun sequence genome includes a region encoding these proteins:
- the LOC126787905 gene encoding protein CHLORORESPIRATORY REDUCTION 41, chloroplastic — MASLFPQFLSNPNPHSLNHFFTSRTSKIPSQQYIHVPPRKHYLFITKCTEPDTTQPDFPSPNSETTTSADKFPIEKRRKSEITRDRKSSTGLVMPEPPNFEIGWKRTKKIPLEKPVGYVIADFLEKLEGLMGREFGSRELLVKAAEIVAERAREEAEVLRDEGKVEDRMVTELFRVLKLMEMDMVMVKAAVKDETLSERLEQAKARCRQAILVALSF, encoded by the coding sequence ATGGCTTCATTATTCCCACAATTCCTCTCCAATCCCAACCCTCATTCTCTGAATCATTTCTTCACCTCCCGAACCTCCAAAATCCCATCACAGCAATACATCCATGTACCACCCAGAAAACACTACTTGTTCATCACCAAATGCACTGAACCAGACACTACTCAACCTGACTTCCCAAGTCCAAACTCTGAAACCACCACCAGTGCAGATAAATTTCCAATTGAAAAGCGTCGAAAATCGGAAATCACCCGAGACAGGAAGTCCTCAACTGGCCTGGTGATGCCGGAGCCACCCAACTTTGAGATTGGTTGGAAGAGAACCAAGAAGATTCCACTAGAGAAGCCAGTAGGGTATGTCATAGCTGACTTCCTGGAGAAGTTGGAGGGCTTAATGGGGCGAGAATTCGGGTCCAGAGAGTTGCTGGTGAAGGCTGCAGAGATTGTGGCTGAGAGAGCAAGAGAGGAAGCAGAAGTGTTGAGAGATGAAGGCAAGGTGGAAGATAGAATGGTGACTGAATTGTTTAGGGTGCTGAAGCTGATGGAGATGGACATGGTTATGGTGAAGGCTGCAGTGAAGGATGAGACATTGAGTGAGAGGCTTGAGCAGGCCAAGGCTAGGTGCAGGCAAGCTATACTTGTTGCTTTATCGTTTTAA